In Zingiber officinale cultivar Zhangliang chromosome 6A, Zo_v1.1, whole genome shotgun sequence, a single genomic region encodes these proteins:
- the LOC121998765 gene encoding auxin-responsive protein IAA6-like, which produces MEGEDFKNGGQGCPRLLDLIPNVRVVQEEGGGRRTFRRLDASEEMKLELRLGLPGGGLEEEEEEEESSVLSLGFISKASKTSSIRVFGAVKSKNEGFQHQKTGVFKLQSRAGTEKEHKTTWANGEFEQQQSLEKEKADGTAGPSTSSQTRAAAVPVVGWPPIRSFRKNLATNSAKQAVEPETRRMVEEVKVEGNKGLLVKINMDGIPIGRKVDLKAYDTYEKLSNAVEDLFLGLFEAQKDISANAIQKDEEAKKAFTGLMDGSGDYTLVYEDNHGHRMLVGDVPWEMFVSTVKRLRVLKNSHLSSLRLGSVCRKRTVIEC; this is translated from the exons ATGGAAGGAGAAGACTTCAAGAACGGGGGGCAAGGATGTCCTCGGCTGCTAGATTTGATCCCAAATGTGAGAGTGGTGcaagaggagggaggaggaagaagaacattTAGGCGTTTAGATGCCTCAGAAGAGATGAAACTGGAACTGAGGCTTGGACTCCCTGGAGGAggcttagaagaagaagaagaagaagaagagtcctCTGTTTTATCGCTTGGTTTCATCTCCAAGGCTTCAAAGACCTCCTCCATTAGGGTCTTTGGAGCAGTTAAATCTAAAAATGAAG GTTTTCAGCATCAGAAAACTGGAGTTTTCAAGTTGCAGAGCCGAGCTGGGACTGAAAAGGAACACAAGACCACTTGGGCTAATGGGGAATTTGAACAACAACAAAGCCTCGAGAAGGAGAAAGCAGATGGAACTGCTGGACCCAGCACCAGCTCCCAGACGAG AGCTGCTGCCGTTCCTGTTGTTGGTTGGCCTCCCATTAGATCCTTCAGAAAGAATCTAGCAACTAATTCAGCTAAACAAGCAGTGGAGCCAGAGACTAGAAGAATGGTAGAAGAAGTGAAGGTTGAGGGCAACAAGGGTTTGCTTGTGAAGATCAACATGGATGGTATCCCAATTGGGAGAAAAGTTGATTTAAAAGCTTATGATACCTATGAGAAGCTCTCCAATGCAGTGGAAGATCTCTTTCTAGGCCTTTTTGAAG CTCAAAAGGATATCTCTGCAAATGCCATTCAGAAGGATGAGGAAGCAAAAAAAGCATTCACAGGTTTAATGGATGGCTCTGGTGACTacactttggtttatgaagacaATCATGGTCATAGAATGCTTGTTGGGGATGTTCCATGGGA GATGTTTGTTTCAACTGTAAAAAGGTTGAGGGTGTTGAAAAATTCTCATCTTTCTTCATTACGT TTAGGATCTGTATGCCGGAAAAGAACAGTGATAGAGTGTTGA
- the LOC121998767 gene encoding VQ motif-containing protein 4-like — MEKGRLQSPNSSSSSSSNSNGVAASPAQAPPLTPKSTPRSVDAASPYPTTFIQADAGSFKQVVQMWTGSSDAAAKHSAPLPPPPAKSGISPVAKATGPKKPAFKLYERRGSLKNLKMISPMIPGCWNPSSPLGGASPRRQPPDILSPSLLDLPSLTLSPVTPLNPDPFRRSQPPNPPPAAAMSAEERAIAEKGFYLHPSPRTTPRDPELPRLLPLFPVTSPRVSSASAAGSSS, encoded by the coding sequence ATGGAGAAAGGGCGGCTCCAGTCTCCgaattcctcctcctcctccagcaGCAACAGCAATGGAGTGGCCGCATCGCCAGCGCAGGCGCCGCCGCTCACTCCAAAGTCCACGCCGAGGTCCGTCGACGCGGCTAGTCCCTACCCCACTACGTTCATCCAGGCCGACGCCGGCTCCTTTAAGCAGGTTGTCCAGATGTGGACTGGCTCCTCCGACGCGGCCGCAAAGCACTCCGCTCCGCTGCCGCCGCCGCCAGCCAAGAGCGGGATCTCGCCGGTCGCGAAGGCCACCGGCCCCAAGAAGCCGGCTTTCAAGCTCTACGAGCGCCGCGGTAGCCTCAAGAATCTCAAGATGATCAGCCCCATGATTCCCGGCTGTTGGAACCCTAGTTCCCCCCTGGGAGGCGCCTCGCCGCGGAGGCAGCCGCCGGATATCCTATCGCCGAGCCTCCTCGACCTGCCCTCGTTGACCCTCAGCCCCGTCACCCCCCTGAACCCGGATCCTTTCCGACGCTCGCAGCCGCCCAATCCGCCTCCGGCTGCGGCAATGTCCGCCGAGGAGAGAGCCATCGCCGAGAAGGGGTTCTACCTACACCCTTCGCCGCGGACCACGCCGCGGGACCCGGAGCTGCCGAGGCTGCTGCCGCTCTTCCCGGTGACATCCCCGAGGGTGTCTTCCGCCTCCGCCGCCGGCTCTTCTTCCTGA
- the LOC121998764 gene encoding probable glutamate carboxypeptidase LAMP1 isoform X1 — protein sequence MRLQTMERLEKAPPTLRRSATTGSSSNGILASVALPLLLVLLGLFASPPSKSTYHALFLTLSDNATAARHLLALTRRPHVAGTPANAEAASYVLDVLSSASFSARSASYDVLLSYPVTRSLLLSPSPPPFSASPVAFDLIQEIYPGDPYATSAAESVPTFHAYSRSGSAAGPVVYANYGRLEDFAALGEMGVNVTGAVVLARYGKIFRGDILKNAEEAGAAAAVVYTDAKDYCGRERWFPDGPGMPPSGVQVGTTFRGIGDPTTPGWPSAAGCERLSPAEVSASGLVPGIPSLPISARDGEAIQRSVGGQVAPDEWQGGEGAPVYRLGPGPGFLNLTYIGNETLATIQNVFAVIEGKEEPDRYVILGNHRDAWTFGAVDPSSGTAALLEVAERLGKLQKRGWRPRRTIVLCNWDAEEYGLIGSTEWVEENREMLASRAIAYLNADCPVRGSGFHASTTPQLDELLKEVTKKVEDPDNFSQTVYDSWTLSPNHSPQIGRLGGGATDFAAFIQHVGVSSLDMYFGEGYPVYHSLYDDFVWMRNFGDPFFHRHIAVASIWGLVALRLADDEFLPFDYSSYASELQRSAKIAKDQAVNTPVSFAPLYKSIEKLKRAASTIDNQKKGLESKVGLLKWRKDPLTVRDVNDRLMMAERALTDREGLFQKEWYKHLIYGPSAQDDYGSTMFPGVDDAIWKAKRLNSSEAWHFAQHEVWRVARVIDQASLVLGGKFT from the exons ATGCGACTGCAAACAATGGAGCGGCTCGAGAAGGCGCCGCCGACGCTACGCCGCTCCGCAACCACCGGTTCCTCCTCCAACGGCATCCTCGCCAGCGTCGCCCTCCCGCTCCTCCTTGTCCTCCTCGGCCTCTTCGCCTCCCCTCCTTCCAAATCCACTTACCACGCTCTTTTCCTCACTCTCTCCGACAACGCTACCGCCGCCCGACACCTCCTCGCTCTAACCCGCCGCCCCCACGTCGCCGGAACCCCGGCTAACGCAGAAGCTGCGTCCTATGTCCTCGATGTCCTCTCTTCCGCCTCCTTCTCCGCCCGATCCGCCTCCTACGACGTCCTCCTCTCCTACCCTGTCACCCGctcccttctcctctccccaTCTCCGCCGCCGTTCTCGGCTTCACCCGTCGCGTTTGACCTCATCCAGGAGATCTACCCCGGCGATCCCTACGCCACCTCGGCCGCTGAATCCGTTCCCACTTTCCATGCCTATTCCCGATCCGGCTCCGCGGCCGGCCCCGTCGTCTACGCCAACTACGGCCGCTTGGAGGACTTCGCCGCCCTAGGGGAGATGGGGGTAAATGTTACCGGGGCGGTGGTCTTGGCCAGATACGGTAAGATATTCCGCGGGGACATACTGAAGAACGCTGAGGAGGCTGGGGCGGCCGCCGCCGTGGTGTACACCGACGCCAAGGACTACTGCGGCAGGGAGCGGTGGTTCCCCGACGGACCGGGGATGCCTCCGAGTGGAGTCCAGGTGGGGACCACGTTTCGGGGAATTGGGGATCCGACGACCCCTGGATGGCCGAGCGCCGCCGGGTGCGAGCGTCTGAGCCCGGCGGAGGTGTCGGCTAGTGGTCTGGTGCCGGGCATTCCGTCGTTGCCGATCTCGGCGAGGGATGGGGAGGCAATACAGAGGAGCGTCGGGGGACAGGTGGCGCCAGATGAATGGCAGGGAGGCGAAGGGGCCCCTGTTTACCGTCTGGGTCCAGGTCCCGGGTTCCTCAACTTGACGTACATT GGGAATGAAACGCTTGCAACAATACAGAATGTCTTCGCTGTTATTGAAGGGAAAGAGGAACCTGATAG GTATGTAATCTTGGGTAATCACCGGGATGCCTGGACATTTGGAGCAGTAGATCCAAGTAGTGGAACTGCAGCGTTGCTTGAG GTAGCTGAAAGGTTGGGCAAGCTACAAAAAAGGGGATGGAGACCTCGACGGACCATAGTCTTGTGCAATTGGGATGCAGAAGAATATGGCCTA ATAGGATCTACAGAATGGGTTGAAGAGAATAGAGAAATGTTAGCTTCAAGAGCAATTGCTTATCTGAACGCTGACTGCCCAGTCAGAGGCTCTGGTTTCCATGCCTCTACAACACCACAACTTGATGAGTTGCTGAAGGAAGTTACTAAAAAG GTTGAAGACCCAGACAATTTCTCTCAAACAGTCTATGATTCTTGGACGTTGTCCCCCAATCATTCTCCTCAG ATTGGGAGACTAGGTGGTGGTGCTACAGACTTTGCTGCTTTCATCCAACATGTGGGTGTTTCATCCTTAGATATGTATTTTGGAGAAG GATACCCAGTTTACCATTCACTGTATGATGATTTTGTGTGGATGCGTAACTTTGGAGATCCATTTTTTCATAGACACATTGCAG TGGCAAGTATATGGGGTCTAGTTGCCTTGAGGCTCGCGGATGATGAGTTCTTGCCGTTTGACTATAGCTCCTATGCATCTGAGCTCCAG CGCAGTGCAAAGATAGCGAAAGACCAGGCTGTCAATACACCTGTAAGTTTTGCTCCTCTGTACAAATCCATTGAGAAACTCAAGAGGGCAGCTTCGACAATAGATAACCAGAAAAAG GGCTTAGAGTCAAAAGTTGGCTTATTGAAGTGGAGGAAAGATCCACTGACAGTTCGAGATGTCAACGACAGATTGATGATGGCCGAACGAGCATTGACCGATCGGGAAGGGCTTTTCCAAAAGGAATGGTACAAGCACTTG ATTTATGGACCTTCAGCACAGGATGACTACGGGTCGACAATGTTCCCGGGCGTCGACGATGCCATTTGGAAGGCTAAGAGGCTGAACAGTTCAGAAGCGTGGCATTTTGCCCAGCATGAAGTGTGGAGGGTTGCGAGGGTGATCGACCAAGCATCCTTGGTCCTCGGCGGGAAATTTACATGA
- the LOC121998764 gene encoding probable glutamate carboxypeptidase LAMP1 isoform X3, translating to MRLQTMERLEKAPPTLRRSATTGSSSNGILASVALPLLLVLLGLFASPPSKSTYHALFLTLSDNATAARHLLALTRRPHVAGTPANAEAASYVLDVLSSASFSARSASYDVLLSYPVTRSLLLSPSPPPFSASPVAFDLIQEIYPGDPYATSAAESVPTFHAYSRSGSAAGPVVYANYGRLEDFAALGEMGVNVTGAVVLARYGKIFRGDILKNAEEAGAAAAVVYTDAKDYCGRERWFPDGPGMPPSGVQVGTTFRGIGDPTTPGWPSAAGCERLSPAEVSASGLVPGIPSLPISARDGEAIQRSVGGQVAPDEWQGGEGAPVYRLGPGPGFLNLTYIGNETLATIQNVFAVIEGKEEPDRYVILGNHRDAWTFGAVDPSSGTAALLEVAERLGKLQKRGWRPRRTIVLCNWDAEEYGLIGSTEWVEENREMLASRAIAYLNADCPVRGSGFHASTTPQLDELLKEVTKKVEDPDNFSQTVYDSWTLSPNHSPQIGRLGGGATDFAAFIQHVGVSSLDMYFGEGYPVYHSLYDDFVWMRNFGDPFFHRHIAVASIWGLVALRLADDEFLPFDYSSYASELQCKDSERPGCQYTCKFCSSVQIH from the exons ATGCGACTGCAAACAATGGAGCGGCTCGAGAAGGCGCCGCCGACGCTACGCCGCTCCGCAACCACCGGTTCCTCCTCCAACGGCATCCTCGCCAGCGTCGCCCTCCCGCTCCTCCTTGTCCTCCTCGGCCTCTTCGCCTCCCCTCCTTCCAAATCCACTTACCACGCTCTTTTCCTCACTCTCTCCGACAACGCTACCGCCGCCCGACACCTCCTCGCTCTAACCCGCCGCCCCCACGTCGCCGGAACCCCGGCTAACGCAGAAGCTGCGTCCTATGTCCTCGATGTCCTCTCTTCCGCCTCCTTCTCCGCCCGATCCGCCTCCTACGACGTCCTCCTCTCCTACCCTGTCACCCGctcccttctcctctccccaTCTCCGCCGCCGTTCTCGGCTTCACCCGTCGCGTTTGACCTCATCCAGGAGATCTACCCCGGCGATCCCTACGCCACCTCGGCCGCTGAATCCGTTCCCACTTTCCATGCCTATTCCCGATCCGGCTCCGCGGCCGGCCCCGTCGTCTACGCCAACTACGGCCGCTTGGAGGACTTCGCCGCCCTAGGGGAGATGGGGGTAAATGTTACCGGGGCGGTGGTCTTGGCCAGATACGGTAAGATATTCCGCGGGGACATACTGAAGAACGCTGAGGAGGCTGGGGCGGCCGCCGCCGTGGTGTACACCGACGCCAAGGACTACTGCGGCAGGGAGCGGTGGTTCCCCGACGGACCGGGGATGCCTCCGAGTGGAGTCCAGGTGGGGACCACGTTTCGGGGAATTGGGGATCCGACGACCCCTGGATGGCCGAGCGCCGCCGGGTGCGAGCGTCTGAGCCCGGCGGAGGTGTCGGCTAGTGGTCTGGTGCCGGGCATTCCGTCGTTGCCGATCTCGGCGAGGGATGGGGAGGCAATACAGAGGAGCGTCGGGGGACAGGTGGCGCCAGATGAATGGCAGGGAGGCGAAGGGGCCCCTGTTTACCGTCTGGGTCCAGGTCCCGGGTTCCTCAACTTGACGTACATT GGGAATGAAACGCTTGCAACAATACAGAATGTCTTCGCTGTTATTGAAGGGAAAGAGGAACCTGATAG GTATGTAATCTTGGGTAATCACCGGGATGCCTGGACATTTGGAGCAGTAGATCCAAGTAGTGGAACTGCAGCGTTGCTTGAG GTAGCTGAAAGGTTGGGCAAGCTACAAAAAAGGGGATGGAGACCTCGACGGACCATAGTCTTGTGCAATTGGGATGCAGAAGAATATGGCCTA ATAGGATCTACAGAATGGGTTGAAGAGAATAGAGAAATGTTAGCTTCAAGAGCAATTGCTTATCTGAACGCTGACTGCCCAGTCAGAGGCTCTGGTTTCCATGCCTCTACAACACCACAACTTGATGAGTTGCTGAAGGAAGTTACTAAAAAG GTTGAAGACCCAGACAATTTCTCTCAAACAGTCTATGATTCTTGGACGTTGTCCCCCAATCATTCTCCTCAG ATTGGGAGACTAGGTGGTGGTGCTACAGACTTTGCTGCTTTCATCCAACATGTGGGTGTTTCATCCTTAGATATGTATTTTGGAGAAG GATACCCAGTTTACCATTCACTGTATGATGATTTTGTGTGGATGCGTAACTTTGGAGATCCATTTTTTCATAGACACATTGCAG TGGCAAGTATATGGGGTCTAGTTGCCTTGAGGCTCGCGGATGATGAGTTCTTGCCGTTTGACTATAGCTCCTATGCATCTGAGCTCCAG TGCAAAGATAGCGAAAGACCAGGCTGTCAATACACCTGTAAGTTTTGCTCCTCTGTACAAATCCATTGA
- the LOC121998764 gene encoding probable glutamate carboxypeptidase LAMP1 isoform X2, with protein sequence MRLQTMERLEKAPPTLRRSATTGSSSNGILASVALPLLLVLLGLFASPPSKSTYHALFLTLSDNATAARHLLALTRRPHVAGTPANAEAASYVLDVLSSASFSARSASYDVLLSYPVTRSLLLSPSPPPFSASPVAFDLIQEIYPGDPYATSAAESVPTFHAYSRSGSAAGPVVYANYGRLEDFAALGEMGVNVTGAVVLARYGKIFRGDILKNAEEAGAAAAVVYTDAKDYCGRERWFPDGPGMPPSGVQVGTTFRGIGDPTTPGWPSAAGCERLSPAEVSASGLVPGIPSLPISARDGEAIQRSVGGQVAPDEWQGGEGAPVYRLGPGPGFLNLTYIGNETLATIQNVFAVIEGKEEPDRYVILGNHRDAWTFGAVDPSSGTAALLEVAERLGKLQKRGWRPRRTIVLCNWDAEEYGLIGSTEWVEENREMLASRAIAYLNADCPVRGSGFHASTTPQLDELLKEVTKKVEDPDNFSQTVYDSWTLSPNHSPQIGRLGGGATDFAAFIQHVGVSSLDMYFGEGYPVYHSLYDDFVWMRNFGDPFFHRHIAVASIWGLVALRLADDEFLPFDYSSYASELQRSAKIAKDQAVNTPVSFAPLYKSIEKLKRAASTIDNQKKGLESKVGLLKWRKDPLTVRDVNDRLMMAERALTDREGLFQKEWYKHLLRRSIKAPRLLMRTDLWTFSTG encoded by the exons ATGCGACTGCAAACAATGGAGCGGCTCGAGAAGGCGCCGCCGACGCTACGCCGCTCCGCAACCACCGGTTCCTCCTCCAACGGCATCCTCGCCAGCGTCGCCCTCCCGCTCCTCCTTGTCCTCCTCGGCCTCTTCGCCTCCCCTCCTTCCAAATCCACTTACCACGCTCTTTTCCTCACTCTCTCCGACAACGCTACCGCCGCCCGACACCTCCTCGCTCTAACCCGCCGCCCCCACGTCGCCGGAACCCCGGCTAACGCAGAAGCTGCGTCCTATGTCCTCGATGTCCTCTCTTCCGCCTCCTTCTCCGCCCGATCCGCCTCCTACGACGTCCTCCTCTCCTACCCTGTCACCCGctcccttctcctctccccaTCTCCGCCGCCGTTCTCGGCTTCACCCGTCGCGTTTGACCTCATCCAGGAGATCTACCCCGGCGATCCCTACGCCACCTCGGCCGCTGAATCCGTTCCCACTTTCCATGCCTATTCCCGATCCGGCTCCGCGGCCGGCCCCGTCGTCTACGCCAACTACGGCCGCTTGGAGGACTTCGCCGCCCTAGGGGAGATGGGGGTAAATGTTACCGGGGCGGTGGTCTTGGCCAGATACGGTAAGATATTCCGCGGGGACATACTGAAGAACGCTGAGGAGGCTGGGGCGGCCGCCGCCGTGGTGTACACCGACGCCAAGGACTACTGCGGCAGGGAGCGGTGGTTCCCCGACGGACCGGGGATGCCTCCGAGTGGAGTCCAGGTGGGGACCACGTTTCGGGGAATTGGGGATCCGACGACCCCTGGATGGCCGAGCGCCGCCGGGTGCGAGCGTCTGAGCCCGGCGGAGGTGTCGGCTAGTGGTCTGGTGCCGGGCATTCCGTCGTTGCCGATCTCGGCGAGGGATGGGGAGGCAATACAGAGGAGCGTCGGGGGACAGGTGGCGCCAGATGAATGGCAGGGAGGCGAAGGGGCCCCTGTTTACCGTCTGGGTCCAGGTCCCGGGTTCCTCAACTTGACGTACATT GGGAATGAAACGCTTGCAACAATACAGAATGTCTTCGCTGTTATTGAAGGGAAAGAGGAACCTGATAG GTATGTAATCTTGGGTAATCACCGGGATGCCTGGACATTTGGAGCAGTAGATCCAAGTAGTGGAACTGCAGCGTTGCTTGAG GTAGCTGAAAGGTTGGGCAAGCTACAAAAAAGGGGATGGAGACCTCGACGGACCATAGTCTTGTGCAATTGGGATGCAGAAGAATATGGCCTA ATAGGATCTACAGAATGGGTTGAAGAGAATAGAGAAATGTTAGCTTCAAGAGCAATTGCTTATCTGAACGCTGACTGCCCAGTCAGAGGCTCTGGTTTCCATGCCTCTACAACACCACAACTTGATGAGTTGCTGAAGGAAGTTACTAAAAAG GTTGAAGACCCAGACAATTTCTCTCAAACAGTCTATGATTCTTGGACGTTGTCCCCCAATCATTCTCCTCAG ATTGGGAGACTAGGTGGTGGTGCTACAGACTTTGCTGCTTTCATCCAACATGTGGGTGTTTCATCCTTAGATATGTATTTTGGAGAAG GATACCCAGTTTACCATTCACTGTATGATGATTTTGTGTGGATGCGTAACTTTGGAGATCCATTTTTTCATAGACACATTGCAG TGGCAAGTATATGGGGTCTAGTTGCCTTGAGGCTCGCGGATGATGAGTTCTTGCCGTTTGACTATAGCTCCTATGCATCTGAGCTCCAG CGCAGTGCAAAGATAGCGAAAGACCAGGCTGTCAATACACCTGTAAGTTTTGCTCCTCTGTACAAATCCATTGAGAAACTCAAGAGGGCAGCTTCGACAATAGATAACCAGAAAAAG GGCTTAGAGTCAAAAGTTGGCTTATTGAAGTGGAGGAAAGATCCACTGACAGTTCGAGATGTCAACGACAGATTGATGATGGCCGAACGAGCATTGACCGATCGGGAAGGGCTTTTCCAAAAGGAATGGTACAAGCACTTG CTTAGGAGAAGTATTAAGGCGCCCCGCCTGTTAATGCGAACAGATTTATGGACCTTCAGCACAGGATGA